Proteins from one Piscinibacter lacus genomic window:
- a CDS encoding PPK2 family polyphosphate kinase, which yields MKADTAWTVRGPLRLADHDPDARPARSSSREADQARLDALALEIDRLQTLMWAQGQAPGPQAARAPRLLLVLQGLDTSGKDGTARAVFSRCSPLGVRVAAFKAPTEEERARDFLWRVHAQVPRAGELVVFNRSHYEDVLVPVVEGGIDAAERDRRLAQIKAFERLLVESGTTVLKCFLHLSKAEQAKRLQARLDDPDKRWKFQASDLATRAKWDDYQAAYETALAATSTAQATWHLIPADSKSNRNLMVAERVVEALRALKLKAPPTDPALEGLRIDGG from the coding sequence GTGAAAGCCGACACCGCCTGGACGGTGCGCGGCCCGCTGCGCCTGGCCGACCACGACCCCGACGCCCGCCCGGCGCGCAGCAGCAGCCGCGAAGCCGACCAGGCTCGGCTTGACGCGCTGGCCCTGGAGATCGACCGCCTCCAGACCCTGATGTGGGCCCAGGGCCAGGCGCCCGGCCCGCAGGCCGCGCGTGCCCCGCGCCTGCTGCTGGTGCTGCAGGGCCTGGACACCAGCGGCAAGGACGGCACGGCGCGCGCCGTCTTCAGCCGCTGCAGCCCGCTGGGCGTGCGGGTGGCGGCCTTCAAGGCACCGACCGAGGAAGAGCGCGCCCGCGATTTCCTCTGGCGGGTGCATGCCCAGGTGCCGCGCGCCGGCGAGCTGGTCGTCTTCAACCGCAGCCATTACGAGGATGTGCTGGTGCCGGTGGTCGAGGGCGGGATCGACGCCGCCGAGCGCGACCGCCGCCTGGCCCAGATCAAGGCCTTCGAGCGCCTGCTGGTCGAGAGCGGCACGACGGTCCTCAAGTGCTTCCTGCACCTGTCCAAGGCCGAGCAGGCCAAGCGCCTGCAAGCGCGGCTGGACGATCCGGACAAGCGCTGGAAATTCCAGGCCAGCGACCTGGCCACCCGTGCGAAGTGGGATGACTACCAGGCCGCCTACGAGACCGCGCTGGCCGCCACCTCCACCGCCCAGGCGACCTGGCACCTGATCCCGGCCGACAGCAAGAGCAACCGCAACCTGATGGTCGCCGAGCGGGTGGTCGAGGCGCTGCGCGCCCTCAAGCTCAAGGCGCCGCCGACCGATCCGGCCCTGGAGGGCCTGCGCATCGACGGCGGCTGA
- a CDS encoding 5-formyltetrahydrofolate cyclo-ligase translates to MPPLPFDPLSLPRDKKQLRRLLQAERQALPDRLERAVQLQSVLRIWLAGRQDHTLGAYWPIKGEFDPLPALHRWTEGSGHGTGDGPPRRIGLPVMNRETKQLRFLQWYPGCPMEHDAYDIPKPQGTDLVTPTLLLVPCVGHGPGGLRLGYGGGFYDRTLAALNPRPYTVGIGYAHGHIPWLEAEPHDIPLDTLLTEEGVVWQRDGR, encoded by the coding sequence ATGCCGCCCCTGCCCTTCGACCCGCTGTCCCTGCCGCGCGACAAGAAGCAGCTGCGCCGCCTGCTGCAAGCAGAGCGCCAGGCCCTACCCGACCGCCTGGAGCGCGCCGTGCAGTTGCAGAGCGTGCTGCGGATCTGGCTGGCCGGCCGCCAGGACCACACCCTGGGCGCCTACTGGCCGATCAAGGGCGAGTTCGATCCCCTGCCCGCCCTGCACCGCTGGACGGAAGGCAGCGGCCACGGCACCGGCGACGGCCCGCCGCGCCGCATCGGCCTGCCGGTGATGAACCGCGAGACCAAGCAACTGCGCTTCCTGCAGTGGTATCCGGGCTGCCCGATGGAGCACGATGCCTACGACATCCCCAAGCCGCAGGGCACCGACCTGGTCACGCCGACGCTGCTGCTCGTGCCCTGCGTGGGCCACGGGCCCGGCGGCCTGCGCCTGGGCTATGGCGGCGGCTTCTACGACCGCACCCTGGCCGCGCTGAACCCGCGGCCCTACACCGTGGGCATCGGCTATGCGCACGGCCACATCCCCTGGCTGGAGGCCGAGCCGCATGACATCCCGCTTGACACCCTGCTGACCGAGGAAGGCGTGGTCTGGCAGCGGGACGGCAGGTGA